The Methanohalophilus portucalensis genome window below encodes:
- a CDS encoding MBL fold metallo-hydrolase, whose product MKIQFLGSGVAIPRPGRVQSGIAVEIENGGLLLFDCGAGVLQRLFESGRDPRDVDAIILTHLHLDHVADVLPLLKSRWLCEKSDCVIYGPQGTRDWLDGLIGLYPYLQGRFDLSVTELKPGRQIALDGSDCRLSCAAGVHSVPSLGYRLEDGGKIMVYAGDTEPCDSLMELAQGADVLIHECSFPPGFDVDCHTTPDMLGPYLEKLDAGKLYLTHLYPQMQGHEQESLEYLRSRFKGEVHIASDLLEIDP is encoded by the coding sequence ATGAAAATACAATTCCTTGGTAGCGGTGTGGCAATCCCCCGGCCCGGCAGGGTGCAGTCCGGGATTGCAGTTGAGATTGAGAACGGCGGTTTATTACTTTTTGACTGCGGGGCCGGGGTGCTGCAGCGCCTCTTTGAGAGCGGGCGTGATCCCCGGGATGTTGATGCAATTATCCTGACCCACCTCCATCTGGATCATGTGGCTGATGTCCTGCCCCTGCTCAAGAGCCGCTGGTTGTGCGAGAAAAGCGATTGTGTCATCTACGGGCCACAGGGTACCCGGGACTGGCTGGACGGCCTGATCGGGCTGTATCCCTATCTACAGGGCAGGTTTGACCTCTCCGTCACCGAACTCAAACCCGGCCGGCAAATCGCACTTGACGGTAGTGATTGCCGGCTCAGCTGTGCTGCAGGAGTGCACAGCGTACCCTCCCTGGGTTACAGACTCGAGGATGGAGGGAAAATAATGGTATATGCCGGGGACACCGAACCCTGTGACTCCCTCATGGAACTGGCACAGGGGGCCGATGTTCTCATTCACGAATGTTCGTTTCCCCCGGGCTTTGACGTCGACTGCCACACCACACCGGATATGCTGGGCCCCTACCTCGAAAAACTTGATGCGGGCAAACTCTACCTGACCCATCTCTACCCGCAAATGCAGGGCCATGAACAGGAATCACTGGAATACCTGCGCAGCCGATTTAAAGGTGAAGTACACATCGCCTCGGACCTGCTGGAAATCGATCCCTGA
- a CDS encoding tRNA pseudouridine(54/55) synthase Pus10, whose protein sequence is MTIMQTAARIIEEGPICDNCMGRQFARLLTGLTNAERGEAIKLSLSLEAARLMKEEGYKDLLEKLAPSNSYACKTLNASCEEEECWVCIGIFDNLDEWVDRAMQALEGIEYSTFVVGTKVSGLLAENEEILWAECGADYAEQLKTELNREIGKRLAARSGKEVNIKMPDVVVMLDIAEENIILEIRSVYVEGRYRKLVRGIPQTRWPCRKCKGKGCQSCDNTGKQYPESVDELVSEPVIEAFGSDDTKFHGAGREDIDALMLGAGRPFVIEALNPGRRDYNLSDLEEQINSKADGKIEVEGLKFADKARVQTLKNSTADKVYKLKVTFSAPVTEDAIRSALEDLKGNLIEQRTPQRVSHRRADLVRKRQVHSIELLEYHQDHAIIRVDCEGGLYVKELISSDEGRTTPSLAGLLGIDAMVEELDVVDVKI, encoded by the coding sequence ATGACCATAATGCAAACAGCAGCACGAATCATTGAGGAAGGCCCAATATGCGACAATTGTATGGGCAGGCAATTTGCCCGCTTGCTTACTGGCCTGACAAATGCTGAAAGAGGAGAGGCTATCAAACTCTCCCTCTCTTTAGAAGCTGCACGCCTGATGAAAGAAGAAGGCTATAAGGATTTACTTGAAAAACTCGCCCCTTCCAACTCCTACGCATGTAAGACACTGAATGCCTCCTGCGAAGAAGAGGAATGCTGGGTATGCATTGGGATATTTGATAATCTGGATGAATGGGTGGACAGAGCTATGCAGGCTCTTGAAGGAATCGAGTATTCCACTTTTGTCGTGGGCACAAAAGTAAGTGGACTGCTGGCTGAGAATGAAGAAATCCTCTGGGCCGAATGCGGGGCTGATTATGCCGAGCAGCTGAAAACCGAACTAAACAGGGAGATCGGAAAACGTCTGGCAGCCCGCAGCGGCAAAGAAGTAAACATCAAAATGCCCGATGTTGTTGTTATGCTTGACATAGCAGAAGAAAATATTATACTGGAAATCCGCTCGGTTTATGTTGAAGGTCGCTATCGCAAACTTGTGCGCGGCATACCCCAGACCCGATGGCCCTGCCGTAAATGCAAGGGCAAGGGATGTCAGAGCTGTGATAATACAGGAAAACAATATCCCGAATCCGTGGATGAATTGGTTAGTGAACCTGTAATTGAAGCATTTGGCAGTGATGATACTAAATTCCACGGTGCCGGAAGGGAAGACATAGACGCCTTAATGCTTGGTGCAGGTCGTCCCTTTGTAATCGAAGCTCTTAATCCGGGCAGGCGTGACTACAATCTTTCAGACCTGGAGGAACAGATAAACAGTAAAGCTGACGGGAAAATTGAAGTTGAAGGTCTCAAATTTGCGGACAAGGCCAGAGTTCAGACCCTGAAGAACTCTACGGCGGATAAAGTTTATAAGCTTAAAGTTACATTCAGTGCCCCTGTTACGGAAGACGCCATCAGGTCTGCTCTTGAGGACCTCAAGGGTAATCTAATCGAACAGCGCACACCCCAAAGGGTGTCGCATCGAAGGGCTGATCTTGTAAGGAAACGTCAGGTGCATTCGATAGAACTCCTCGAATATCATCAGGATCATGCAATAATCAGGGTTGATTGTGAAGGCGGGCTTTATGTGAAAGAGCTTATATCCAGTGACGAGGGACGCACGACCCCGAGCCTTGCCGGTCTGCTTGGAATTGATGCAATGGTTGAAGAACTCGATGTGGTCGATGTGAAGATCTAA
- a CDS encoding RNA polymerase Rpb4 family protein, whose product MIVKKVLDEELLTLPEVRGILHQILEERVNNEEELGYELRKAINHADMFSRTSAEKAREFVNKLLEVEKMKPEIAIRIVDTMPLSRDELRTLYAKERYTLSDEELDTILELVMDYME is encoded by the coding sequence ATGATAGTTAAAAAAGTTCTTGATGAAGAATTACTTACGTTACCCGAGGTCAGGGGAATTCTCCACCAGATTCTGGAAGAACGTGTCAATAACGAAGAAGAGCTTGGATATGAGCTGCGTAAAGCCATAAACCATGCAGACATGTTCTCAAGGACAAGTGCTGAAAAAGCACGTGAGTTTGTCAACAAATTGCTTGAAGTGGAGAAAATGAAACCGGAGATTGCAATTCGGATAGTGGACACAATGCCACTTTCCAGGGATGAACTCCGTACACTTTATGCCAAAGAGAGGTACACTCTCTCAGATGAAGAGCTTGACACCATCCTTGAACTCGTAATGGATTATATGGAATAA
- the trmY gene encoding tRNA (pseudouridine(54)-N(1))-methyltransferase TrmY, protein MKHFLIIAHKAHTADDFSLNDLPGSAGRMDILCRCVNSALFLSHDLRRDVQIHLLLLGEPDPGRVIKFDGETVRYLNPDERSSGSLIKKALDKDSSDFEIRSTPGVTVRDANLSTLLSEFKQQGCSLYYLLEDGKEIREETLPRGDMVFILGDHNGVTEEEEAEIEKAGAIKLNIGPISLHSDHCITILHNELDRREKEY, encoded by the coding sequence ATGAAACACTTTCTCATTATTGCCCATAAGGCGCATACCGCCGATGATTTTTCCCTGAATGACCTGCCTGGTTCTGCCGGCAGGATGGATATACTGTGCAGGTGCGTAAATTCAGCCCTTTTTCTTTCCCATGACCTGCGCCGGGACGTACAGATCCACCTGCTGCTTCTCGGAGAACCTGATCCTGGCAGGGTTATCAAATTTGACGGTGAGACCGTACGTTACCTGAATCCGGATGAAAGAAGCAGCGGCTCCCTTATCAAAAAAGCACTTGATAAGGATTCTTCTGACTTTGAGATCCGCTCTACTCCCGGTGTCACTGTGCGTGACGCAAACCTATCCACACTCCTTTCGGAATTCAAGCAGCAGGGTTGTTCTCTTTATTATCTACTTGAAGACGGAAAGGAAATCCGTGAAGAAACCCTTCCCAGAGGGGATATGGTATTTATTCTGGGTGATCACAACGGTGTTACTGAAGAAGAAGAGGCAGAGATAGAAAAAGCCGGTGCAATAAAACTTAATATAGGCCCGATATCGCTCCACTCAGATCATTGCATTACAATTTTGCACAACGAACTTGACCGCAGGGAAAAAGAATATTAA
- a CDS encoding TIGR00266 family protein translates to MADEIDYDIIGNDMQLVEIELDPSESVRAEAGAMMYMGQDIKMQTSTGGGLFKGLKRMVTGESFFITSFTNDGDGKERVAFGAPYPGKIIPIDLSEVGGSFLCQKDAFLCAAKGIEVGIAFSKRIGAGLFGGEGFILQRLEGDGLAFVHAGGTIIKKELDAGETMRVDTGCLVAFSESVNYDIKLIGGFKNALFGGEGVVLATVSGPGTVYLQSLPFSRLADRISAATGLGSQSNRGEGGGLSGILGGDKNF, encoded by the coding sequence ATGGCAGACGAAATTGATTACGATATTATTGGGAATGACATGCAGCTTGTGGAGATCGAACTTGATCCTTCCGAAAGTGTGAGGGCAGAGGCCGGAGCCATGATGTATATGGGCCAGGACATCAAAATGCAAACATCAACAGGCGGCGGACTTTTCAAGGGACTCAAGAGAATGGTTACCGGTGAGAGTTTCTTCATCACTTCCTTTACCAATGACGGAGACGGTAAGGAAAGGGTGGCATTTGGTGCACCATACCCTGGCAAGATCATTCCTATAGACCTGTCAGAAGTAGGTGGAAGTTTCCTGTGCCAGAAAGATGCTTTCCTGTGTGCGGCCAAAGGTATAGAGGTGGGTATTGCATTTTCCAAGAGGATCGGTGCCGGTCTTTTCGGAGGAGAAGGTTTCATTCTCCAAAGACTTGAAGGAGACGGGCTGGCTTTTGTGCATGCCGGTGGAACGATAATCAAAAAAGAACTGGATGCAGGAGAAACCATGCGTGTGGATACCGGCTGTCTTGTGGCTTTTTCTGAATCTGTGAACTATGACATAAAATTGATAGGCGGGTTTAAGAATGCACTGTTTGGCGGAGAGGGAGTGGTCCTTGCTACGGTATCAGGTCCCGGTACGGTGTACCTGCAGAGCCTGCCATTCTCCAGACTGGCTGACAGGATATCGGCTGCCACAGGCCTTGGTTCCCAGAGTAACAGGGGCGAAGGCGGCGGCCTGAGCGGCATCCTCGGCGGCGATAAGAACTTCTAA
- a CDS encoding Csac_0668 family 2Fe-2S cluster-binding (seleno)protein, with translation MNGINLNVIPCETNLKTDIKDNGSPCPVCNVPGSFVKNITVRHMICDDLLENIGDFDYYLCMNEDCKISYYNNDFRVKFEKSDVKVPIWFKKGANPKYACYCSKVTEEQVINAVISGKATNMKEVLEITGAMTNPNCQINNPSGKCCHHTIQGIIDKALNITK, from the coding sequence ATGAACGGAATAAACCTTAATGTCATACCATGTGAAACAAATTTAAAAACCGATATTAAGGACAATGGTAGTCCCTGTCCTGTTTGTAACGTTCCAGGTAGTTTTGTGAAAAATATTACTGTAAGACATATGATATGCGATGATCTGTTAGAAAATATAGGTGATTTTGACTATTATTTATGTATGAATGAAGATTGCAAGATTTCTTATTATAACAATGATTTCAGAGTTAAATTCGAAAAAAGTGATGTAAAAGTACCAATATGGTTTAAAAAAGGTGCAAACCCGAAATATGCCTGTTATTGTAGTAAAGTAACAGAAGAACAAGTTATAAACGCTGTGATTAGTGGTAAGGCAACTAATATGAAAGAAGTTTTAGAAATCACAGGAGCAATGACTAACCCAAATTGTCAAATAAATAATCCGTCAGGTAAATGTTGCCATCACACAATACAGGGAATTATAGATAAAGCATTAAACATTACCAAATAA
- a CDS encoding 50S ribosomal protein L21e gives MPKSNGERYCTRYKLKKSIRERGLSPVSKAIQSFSEGQRVHIDIDPSVQKGMPNPRYQGKTGKVLSQRGRAYILEVREGNANKQVIVLPQHLKPQKY, from the coding sequence ATGCCAAAATCAAATGGTGAAAGATACTGTACAAGATACAAGCTTAAAAAGTCAATCAGGGAAAGAGGTCTCTCTCCTGTGAGCAAAGCCATCCAGAGTTTCAGTGAAGGACAGAGAGTCCATATTGATATTGATCCCAGTGTCCAGAAAGGAATGCCAAATCCCAGATATCAGGGTAAAACCGGTAAGGTACTCTCTCAGCGCGGGCGTGCCTACATCCTTGAGGTACGTGAAGGAAATGCAAATAAGCAGGTAATCGTCCTGCCACAGCACCTTAAACCCCAGAAATACTGA
- a CDS encoding metallophosphoesterase family protein has translation MMRILAMSDAHGNFTRIPAILERAGDVDLILVAGDITNFGPDEKALEMMGMFDKPTLAIPGNCDLQSICNLLDESKAINLHERLWTMENVAFIGMGGSNPTPFNTPYEIEEEEIAATLEKLTAEGRQKGDYLILLSHSPPYCTLDRIEAGNVGCKAVADMLGKVDLIVCGHIHEDKGVMEVAGTTVVNTGMASEGSAALIELDEKSGKLDIEMLQV, from the coding sequence ATGATGCGTATACTTGCAATGTCCGATGCACACGGGAATTTTACACGCATCCCTGCCATACTTGAGAGGGCAGGGGATGTGGATTTGATACTGGTTGCAGGAGATATTACCAATTTCGGGCCGGATGAGAAGGCCCTGGAGATGATGGGAATGTTTGACAAGCCAACCCTGGCCATTCCGGGCAACTGTGACCTGCAAAGTATCTGTAATCTTCTGGATGAGTCAAAGGCCATAAATCTCCACGAGCGTTTGTGGACCATGGAAAATGTGGCTTTCATAGGCATGGGCGGGTCCAACCCCACACCCTTCAATACTCCCTATGAAATAGAGGAGGAGGAAATTGCAGCAACCCTGGAAAAACTGACTGCTGAAGGAAGACAGAAGGGCGATTACCTGATACTGCTGTCCCATTCACCCCCTTACTGCACGCTGGATCGCATCGAAGCCGGTAATGTGGGCTGTAAGGCTGTAGCCGATATGCTGGGCAAGGTGGACCTGATAGTCTGTGGCCATATCCATGAGGATAAGGGAGTCATGGAAGTGGCAGGTACAACTGTCGTGAACACCGGTATGGCTTCGGAAGGCTCGGCTGCCCTTATCGAACTGGATGAAAAGTCGGGCAAACTGGATATCGAGATGCTGCAGGTCTGA
- a CDS encoding DUF655 domain-containing protein has product MNTKGKKTEREEYAWVLDYLPYGNPNDPRPTYQKIPLVQAVGDSKFVLMELVPKDKVTPQIQSRVYIGEGDREVIDHVKHRIHYNDLTSGAQLELPYVLEQSVKHHEERFVKFFNEAHPITTRQHMLELLPGIGKKLMWAIIDERKKGEFKSLEELHERVGGVHTPQKAIVNRIMEELKDDNIKYRLFTRPHRRPHNE; this is encoded by the coding sequence ATGAATACAAAGGGGAAAAAAACTGAAAGAGAAGAGTACGCATGGGTTCTGGATTATCTTCCTTATGGAAATCCTAATGATCCACGTCCCACATACCAGAAAATACCCTTAGTCCAGGCAGTGGGTGATTCAAAATTCGTACTCATGGAACTTGTCCCCAAGGATAAAGTCACTCCTCAGATACAGTCCAGAGTTTATATTGGAGAAGGTGACAGGGAAGTAATTGATCATGTCAAGCATCGGATTCATTACAATGATCTTACAAGTGGTGCACAACTTGAGCTTCCATATGTACTGGAGCAATCTGTAAAACATCATGAGGAACGTTTTGTAAAGTTTTTCAATGAAGCTCATCCCATAACTACTCGCCAGCACATGCTAGAGCTTTTACCTGGTATTGGCAAAAAACTCATGTGGGCAATAATCGATGAACGTAAGAAGGGCGAGTTCAAAAGTCTTGAAGAACTCCATGAACGTGTGGGTGGAGTACATACGCCCCAAAAGGCCATTGTCAATCGTATCATGGAAGAACTTAAAGACGATAATATCAAGTACAGACTCTTCACAAGACCACATCGCCGCCCCCACAATGAATAA